In Silene latifolia isolate original U9 population chromosome X, ASM4854445v1, whole genome shotgun sequence, the following proteins share a genomic window:
- the LOC141617860 gene encoding uncharacterized protein LOC141617860 — translation MKGVMRFGKRGKFSQKYIGPYEILDRVGEVAYRLALPPTLAKVHNVFHVSQLRKYVGDPTHVLATETVKMDENLSYEEVAKEILDRKVRKTRNSEISLVKVLWSNHNVEEATWEVGAEMKEKYPHLFA, via the coding sequence ATGAAGGGTGTGATGCGGTTTGGTAAGAGGGGAAAGTTTAGTcagaagtacattggaccttatgagattttagacAGGGTTGGTGAAGTGGCATATCGTCTTGCACTACCACCAACTTTGGCAAAAGTAcataatgtttttcatgtttcacagTTGAGGAAATATGTGGGTGATCCTACTCATGTGTTAGCAACTGAGACAGTTAAGATGGATGAGAATTTGTCTTATGAAGAAGTGGCTAAGGAGATTTTGGACCGAAAAGTGAGAAAGACTAGAAATAGTGAGATTTCCTTGGTGAAagttttatggtctaatcataatgtagaggaagctacttgggaagtTGGAGCTGAGATGAAGGAAAAGTATCCTCATTTGTTTGCGTAA